One stretch of Chryseobacterium fluminis DNA includes these proteins:
- a CDS encoding M28 family peptidase produces the protein MKKVFIIIPLFLGGILFSQKKPVKKPVKKNTTVKFTYHDEFKKISDEIFTNGTAYDNLGELTKGIGPRFSATSGYTKATEWAEKKFKDAGIEMIWRQDVRVPVWIRGKESLQIRAANGDWKNIKMLSFGNSEGTGGKDLVGEIVLINTTSELNALSLGQLKDKIVFVNLPIDPKVISTVDSYLQAAKSKLISSSVIAKTGAKALIIRSLTTALDDTPHAKMVYYEPDDKVKIPSVTIGVRSADELEKLLKRQKVTAKLNMAAESKGEAINHNIIAEIPGKKDAKVIVLGAQLDSWDFAEGAHDDGSGVVQCIEVLRTLKALQYANNHTIRVVLYANSENGGQGRETYAAYVKKRDEKHVFALGTDSGGYSPRGFSLDMAPQRRKQIFEWKNYFLPYGVYDFDQTYAIQDISPLKKLDIPLAEMVVDTQRYFDYHHSTEDTFDKVNKRELLLGATAMTQMIFMIDKNW, from the coding sequence ATGAAAAAAGTCTTCATAATAATTCCACTCTTTCTGGGTGGAATTTTGTTTTCTCAGAAAAAACCTGTTAAAAAACCTGTTAAAAAAAACACTACCGTAAAATTCACCTATCACGATGAATTTAAAAAAATTTCTGACGAAATATTTACCAACGGAACCGCATATGATAATCTCGGGGAGCTCACCAAAGGAATCGGACCTCGTTTCAGTGCTACGTCCGGTTATACCAAAGCAACGGAATGGGCAGAAAAAAAATTCAAAGATGCCGGGATTGAGATGATCTGGAGACAGGATGTACGGGTTCCTGTCTGGATAAGAGGTAAGGAATCTCTTCAGATCAGAGCAGCCAATGGAGACTGGAAAAATATAAAGATGCTATCCTTCGGAAATTCTGAAGGTACGGGAGGAAAAGACCTCGTTGGTGAAATTGTTTTAATTAATACGACTTCTGAACTCAATGCTTTATCCCTAGGGCAGCTAAAAGATAAAATCGTATTTGTTAATTTACCGATAGACCCTAAAGTAATCAGCACAGTGGACTCCTATCTACAGGCGGCGAAATCGAAGTTGATTTCCTCTTCCGTCATTGCAAAAACCGGAGCAAAAGCCTTAATTATCAGATCACTCACTACTGCCCTGGATGATACCCCGCATGCAAAAATGGTCTATTATGAGCCTGATGACAAGGTAAAAATCCCATCTGTAACCATTGGTGTGAGATCTGCAGATGAACTTGAAAAATTACTTAAAAGGCAAAAAGTAACAGCTAAACTGAATATGGCCGCTGAATCAAAAGGGGAAGCCATTAATCATAACATCATTGCGGAAATTCCCGGAAAAAAAGATGCTAAGGTCATTGTTTTAGGAGCTCAGCTGGATTCCTGGGATTTCGCGGAAGGCGCCCACGATGATGGTTCGGGAGTTGTACAGTGCATTGAAGTTTTGAGAACACTTAAAGCGCTGCAGTACGCTAATAACCATACCATCCGGGTTGTTTTATACGCCAACAGTGAAAACGGCGGACAGGGCCGCGAAACGTACGCCGCCTATGTTAAAAAAAGGGATGAAAAGCACGTCTTTGCATTGGGAACTGACTCCGGAGGGTATTCTCCGCGGGGATTTTCTCTGGACATGGCTCCTCAGAGAAGGAAGCAGATCTTCGAATGGAAAAATTACTTCCTTCCTTACGGCGTGTACGATTTTGATCAGACCTATGCCATCCAGGACATCTCACCTCTTAAAAAACTGGATATTCCACTGGCTGAAATGGTAGTGGATACCCAAAGATATTTCGACTATCATCATTCCACAGAAGATACTTTCGATAAAGTAAATAAAAGAGAATTGCTGCTGGGAGCAACAGCGATGACACAAATGATTTTTATGATCGATAAAAATTGGTAA
- the chrP gene encoding chryseobasin maturation metalloprotease ChrP, producing the protein MKFEKKSLKFLEKYLNTSSPTGYEHRGQEVWMDYIRPYVDKIEVDHYGTCYGIINPDAEFKVVIEAHADEISWYVNYITEEGLIYVIRNGGSDQTIAPSKVVHIHGEQGIVKGVFGWPAIHTRTNQNEPVPKIENIFIDCGATSKKEVEELGIYVGCMITYPDEFFEMNDRYFVCRALDNRIGGFMIAEVARLLKENKKTLPFGLYITNSVQEEVGLYGADMIADTIKPNIAIVTDVTHDTTTPMIEKKKEGDQKCGDGPVVFFAPSIHHTIRELIIATAKNKEIPFQRAASSRATGTDTDAFAHSNGGVPSALISLPLRYMHTTVEMVSKEDVRNVIQLIYETLLKITPEMKLKYH; encoded by the coding sequence ATGAAATTTGAAAAGAAATCCTTAAAATTTTTAGAAAAATATTTAAACACTTCGTCACCAACAGGTTATGAACATCGTGGACAGGAAGTATGGATGGATTACATCAGGCCTTATGTAGATAAAATTGAAGTGGACCACTACGGAACCTGTTATGGAATCATTAATCCCGATGCCGAATTTAAGGTAGTTATTGAAGCTCATGCTGATGAAATTTCCTGGTATGTAAATTACATTACAGAGGAAGGACTGATCTACGTCATCAGAAACGGGGGTTCGGACCAGACGATCGCACCTTCCAAAGTTGTGCATATTCACGGAGAACAGGGCATCGTAAAAGGAGTTTTCGGATGGCCGGCAATTCATACAAGAACGAATCAGAATGAGCCTGTCCCGAAAATTGAAAATATCTTCATCGACTGCGGGGCAACTTCAAAAAAAGAGGTTGAAGAACTGGGAATTTATGTAGGCTGCATGATCACATATCCTGACGAGTTTTTTGAAATGAATGACCGCTATTTTGTCTGCCGGGCCTTAGATAACAGAATCGGGGGTTTTATGATTGCAGAAGTGGCAAGATTACTGAAGGAAAACAAAAAAACGCTTCCGTTCGGATTATACATTACCAATTCTGTTCAGGAAGAAGTTGGATTGTATGGCGCTGATATGATTGCAGACACCATTAAGCCCAACATTGCTATCGTAACGGATGTTACCCATGACACGACCACTCCTATGATTGAAAAGAAAAAAGAAGGGGACCAGAAATGTGGTGACGGACCTGTCGTTTTCTTTGCTCCTAGTATTCACCATACGATCAGGGAACTGATCATAGCCACGGCAAAAAATAAAGAAATTCCCTTCCAGCGAGCAGCCTCCAGCAGAGCGACAGGAACCGACACTGATGCATTTGCCCACTCGAACGGCGGCGTTCCGAGTGCATTAATTTCATTACCTTTGCGTTATATGCACACAACGGTGGAAATGGTATCTAAAGAGGATGTGAGAAATGTTATTCAGCTGATTTATGAAACACTGTTGAAGATCACACCTGAAATGAAACTGAAGTATCATTAA
- a CDS encoding M20/M25/M40 family metallo-hydrolase: MKKILETSLLLLGMTVFGQAKEDSVQFSKISVEILNNGKGYTELRDLTKNIGHRLSGSEAYEKSVRWAEQKLRDAGADKVWLQEVMIPVWERGKESLQIQTSNGKWKRLKMLSLGNSEGTQGKDVSGEIIMVKSMEEYEKLSPEQVKGKIVFFNYPFSQSFVETFRGYGDAAKYRVNAASLTAKKGGKFAVIRSLSSAFDDVPHTGGMRYENENKIPAVAIGNTTADELEKLLQSQKVSAKLNSNCGMRGEKRSHSVIGEITGKKDKSVIVVGGHLDSWDVGEGAHDDGAGIVQSIEVLRTFKKLGIQNNHTIRVVCFANEENGVKGGVQYGKTAKANNEKHLFALESDAGGFAPRGISLEMDDEKRNQIKGWTNLFLPYGVYNFERTYSGTDIYPLRDMGVPTAELVPESQRYFDIHHTEEDTFEKVNRRELLLGAVAMTQMIYMIDKNW, encoded by the coding sequence ATGAAAAAGATACTAGAAACATCACTGTTACTTCTGGGCATGACTGTTTTCGGGCAGGCCAAAGAAGATTCGGTACAGTTCAGTAAAATATCCGTTGAAATTTTAAATAATGGAAAAGGATATACCGAATTAAGAGACTTAACAAAAAATATCGGGCACCGTCTGAGCGGATCTGAAGCCTATGAGAAATCGGTACGATGGGCCGAACAGAAACTTCGCGATGCCGGAGCAGATAAAGTGTGGCTTCAGGAGGTAATGATTCCCGTATGGGAAAGGGGAAAGGAATCTCTGCAGATTCAGACTTCCAACGGAAAATGGAAGCGTTTAAAAATGCTCTCATTGGGAAATTCTGAAGGAACCCAGGGGAAAGATGTGTCCGGAGAAATTATTATGGTGAAATCTATGGAAGAATACGAAAAGCTTTCTCCCGAACAGGTAAAAGGGAAAATCGTCTTCTTCAACTACCCTTTCAGTCAGTCTTTCGTAGAAACATTCAGAGGATATGGTGATGCAGCAAAATACAGGGTAAATGCCGCTTCATTAACAGCTAAAAAAGGCGGTAAATTTGCGGTAATCCGCTCGCTTTCTTCTGCTTTTGATGACGTTCCCCACACCGGAGGCATGCGTTATGAAAATGAAAATAAAATTCCGGCTGTCGCGATTGGAAATACAACGGCTGATGAACTGGAAAAACTTTTACAATCACAGAAAGTCTCGGCAAAACTGAATTCCAATTGCGGAATGAGAGGCGAGAAACGCTCTCACTCGGTGATCGGTGAAATCACCGGAAAAAAAGACAAAAGCGTGATCGTTGTCGGCGGACACTTAGATTCCTGGGATGTAGGGGAAGGTGCTCATGATGACGGTGCCGGAATTGTTCAGAGCATTGAAGTGTTAAGAACGTTTAAGAAACTGGGAATTCAGAATAACCACACCATAAGAGTAGTGTGTTTTGCCAATGAAGAAAACGGAGTTAAAGGCGGTGTCCAGTACGGAAAAACAGCTAAGGCAAATAATGAAAAGCATCTGTTTGCATTGGAATCTGATGCCGGTGGATTTGCCCCAAGAGGTATTTCTCTGGAGATGGATGATGAAAAACGGAATCAGATCAAAGGCTGGACAAACCTGTTTTTGCCTTATGGAGTTTATAATTTTGAAAGAACCTATTCCGGAACGGATATTTATCCACTGCGTGATATGGGTGTTCCTACAGCGGAGCTGGTCCCGGAGTCTCAGCGATATTTTGACATTCACCACACCGAAGAGGATACTTTTGAAAAAGTGAACCGCAGGGAATTGTTACTCGGCGCGGTCGCCATGACCCAAATGATTTATATGATTGATAAAAACTGGTAA
- a CDS encoding FKBP-type peptidyl-prolyl cis-trans isomerase, whose product MKKILFISVLGLLSCNRNTPQAHPPVGGVLSQGDLSVSRERMKNLNAQERSHIQDWINGQAVKFFPTQLNYWVNAEGFDRRDRRQDNTLISYSYDLYDFDQTKIYDQPFERRDAKFGHFDELKAVENALRFMHDGEEVTLLVPSSLAYGTYGDEKKIDNDIPLIIKLKALK is encoded by the coding sequence ATGAAAAAAATACTCTTCATATCAGTACTGGGCTTATTGAGCTGTAACAGGAATACACCGCAGGCACATCCTCCCGTAGGCGGTGTACTGAGTCAGGGTGATCTTAGTGTTTCCCGTGAGCGGATGAAAAATCTTAATGCTCAGGAAAGAAGTCATATTCAGGACTGGATCAATGGGCAGGCTGTGAAATTTTTTCCCACTCAGCTTAACTATTGGGTGAATGCAGAAGGTTTCGACAGAAGGGATAGAAGACAGGATAATACCCTGATCTCCTATTCTTACGATCTGTATGATTTTGATCAGACGAAGATCTATGATCAGCCTTTTGAAAGAAGAGATGCCAAATTCGGACACTTTGATGAATTAAAAGCTGTAGAAAATGCTTTGCGTTTTATGCATGATGGTGAGGAAGTTACACTTTTAGTTCCATCTTCTCTGGCCTACGGAACTTATGGCGATGAGAAGAAAATTGATAACGATATTCCTCTGATCATAAAATTAAAAGCTTTAAAATAA
- the mnmD gene encoding tRNA (5-methylaminomethyl-2-thiouridine)(34)-methyltransferase MnmD: protein MKREIKTTNDGSKTLFINDLNENYHSHHGALQEAEHVFIKNGLNLINDYEINILELGFGTGLNVLVTINEYLKTDKNHVINYFSLEKYPINESEINDLAYFEHFDSPEFKNIYQKIHLAEWEKPVEIVSGFNLTKIECDFFDLKDIALPKINLVYYDCFGARVQPDLWEKPLFEMVSDKMAVNGLLTTYSSKGSVRRILKELSFTVEKKQGPPGKREMINALKSDEL from the coding sequence ATGAAAAGAGAAATTAAGACCACCAATGACGGAAGCAAAACATTGTTTATCAATGATTTGAATGAAAACTACCATTCTCATCACGGAGCACTTCAGGAAGCCGAACACGTGTTTATCAAAAATGGACTTAATTTAATAAATGATTACGAAATTAATATTTTAGAACTCGGTTTTGGAACAGGTTTGAATGTTTTGGTAACAATTAATGAATATTTAAAAACTGACAAAAATCATGTCATCAACTATTTTTCTCTTGAAAAATATCCGATAAATGAATCCGAAATTAACGATTTGGCATATTTTGAGCATTTTGACAGCCCCGAATTCAAAAATATTTATCAAAAAATTCATCTGGCAGAATGGGAAAAGCCAGTTGAAATCGTTAGTGGATTTAACTTAACAAAGATAGAATGTGACTTTTTCGACCTGAAAGACATCGCATTACCTAAAATAAATCTTGTGTATTATGACTGCTTCGGGGCACGGGTACAACCTGACCTTTGGGAAAAACCACTGTTTGAAATGGTCTCCGACAAAATGGCAGTTAATGGATTATTAACAACCTATTCGTCAAAAGGAAGCGTAAGAAGAATCCTTAAGGAGCTCAGTTTTACAGTAGAAAAGAAGCAGGGTCCGCCGGGAAAGAGAGAAATGATTAACGCTTTGAAGAGTGATGAGTTATAA
- a CDS encoding branched-chain amino acid aminotransferase has product MIIQKTENSRISTFDPNNFSFGNTFIDHMVICEYENGKWGDVKLVPYGPLPFTPAMMGVNYGQACFEGMKAYKDKDGQVFLFRPEKNFERINKSAKRLAMPEVTEEMFLDGLKALVDLDREWIPQGEGMSLYIRPLIFATEEALKARVSEKYMFAIVATPAKSYYTEPVSVKISDHYSRAANGGVGSAKAAGNYAASFYPTQLAIEEGYDQIIWTDDATHEYFEESGTMNVFVRINDTIYTPPTSEKILDGVTRDSFIQLAKKRGIEVKVEPIPVKTVVEAQKNGTLKEVWGVGTAVVTTVFQALGYNNEKLELPKLSDEESYAVLLKNDLVGLQTNHAEDSFGWRVLVDHVLETV; this is encoded by the coding sequence ATGATAATTCAAAAAACTGAAAACTCCAGAATTTCTACATTCGACCCAAACAATTTTTCATTCGGAAATACTTTTATCGATCATATGGTGATCTGTGAGTATGAGAATGGAAAGTGGGGTGATGTGAAATTAGTTCCTTACGGTCCGTTGCCTTTTACCCCGGCTATGATGGGTGTAAATTACGGACAAGCTTGTTTTGAGGGTATGAAAGCCTATAAAGACAAAGACGGGCAGGTTTTCCTTTTCAGGCCTGAAAAGAATTTTGAACGTATCAATAAATCTGCGAAGCGCCTTGCGATGCCTGAGGTTACTGAAGAAATGTTCCTGGACGGATTAAAAGCCCTGGTTGATCTGGACAGAGAATGGATTCCCCAGGGAGAAGGAATGTCTTTATATATCAGACCGCTTATTTTCGCTACTGAGGAGGCACTGAAAGCAAGAGTTTCAGAAAAATATATGTTTGCGATCGTGGCAACACCGGCAAAAAGCTATTATACAGAGCCGGTTTCCGTAAAGATCTCCGATCACTATTCAAGAGCGGCAAACGGTGGGGTAGGCTCGGCTAAAGCGGCAGGAAACTATGCGGCTTCTTTTTATCCGACTCAGCTCGCTATTGAAGAAGGATATGACCAGATTATCTGGACCGATGATGCTACTCATGAGTATTTCGAAGAAAGTGGAACGATGAATGTTTTTGTTAGAATTAACGATACTATCTATACGCCGCCTACTTCTGAAAAGATTTTGGATGGGGTAACCAGAGACAGCTTTATTCAGTTGGCCAAGAAAAGAGGAATTGAGGTGAAAGTAGAGCCGATTCCTGTAAAAACAGTAGTGGAGGCTCAGAAAAACGGGACCCTGAAAGAAGTTTGGGGAGTTGGAACCGCAGTGGTAACTACCGTTTTCCAGGCATTAGGGTACAACAATGAAAAGCTGGAATTGCCTAAACTTTCTGATGAGGAAAGCTATGCGGTACTTCTTAAAAACGACCTGGTCGGTTTACAGACTAATCATGCTGAAGATTCTTTCGGGTGGAGAGTATTGGTAGATCATGTTTTGGAAACAGTTTAA
- a CDS encoding DUF4294 domain-containing protein: protein MNFSKIICLFIFFFGASVFGQRDSVIVKPLSQYPPELLKIDESGNRYYYDERQKMRVYEINGEPVMVLDELVLINKPRFNNQLDKNYYYFLNKKLYRVYPLFVTALQQYRDIQKDMTDMDTKAKRKFIKDRQNMLADQYEKQLRDLTTTEGQVFAKLMNRATGKNVYEIIRELRGGWSAFWWNVKGKMADIDLKDPYDPHKNRTDEFLESLLQSNWNSGYLVPYPGANQFKVMK, encoded by the coding sequence ATGAATTTTAGCAAGATTATTTGTCTTTTCATCTTCTTTTTTGGGGCCAGTGTTTTCGGACAGAGGGATTCTGTCATCGTAAAGCCTCTGAGCCAGTATCCTCCCGAGCTTCTGAAGATAGATGAATCTGGTAACAGATATTATTATGATGAAAGACAGAAGATGAGAGTGTATGAGATCAACGGGGAACCCGTAATGGTGTTGGACGAGCTGGTTCTTATTAATAAACCCCGGTTTAATAATCAGTTAGATAAAAATTACTATTACTTTCTCAATAAAAAACTGTACAGGGTATATCCTTTGTTTGTAACAGCCCTTCAGCAGTACAGGGATATCCAGAAAGACATGACGGATATGGACACCAAGGCAAAAAGAAAGTTTATCAAAGACCGTCAGAATATGCTCGCCGACCAGTATGAAAAACAGTTGAGAGACCTGACCACAACAGAAGGACAGGTTTTCGCAAAACTGATGAACAGGGCCACCGGAAAAAATGTCTATGAGATTATCCGGGAGTTAAGAGGAGGCTGGAGTGCCTTTTGGTGGAATGTAAAGGGTAAAATGGCAGATATCGATTTAAAAGACCCATATGATCCGCATAAAAACCGGACTGATGAGTTTCTGGAATCACTTTTACAGTCCAATTGGAATTCAGGGTATTTGGTGCCGTACCCGGGAGCCAATCAGTTTAAGGTTATGAAATAA
- a CDS encoding DUF1015 domain-containing protein encodes MPVFKPFRGIRPHKDYESTFPTHPLDNFTQEEIAEKAQVENTYINMIKPYVVSKSKDVDRNLRKIRSTFEELVNENKLVQDNSSYYLYEQIYPNKQVFRGLLGLASIEDFWNGKIKRHESTIPQRKEKLAHYLDKVNLQAEPVLLTYPANSKIELLMNHEEKNVPIFNHVDTKGIRHKIWRIDNRLKLQQFKEVIDQIESFYIADGHHRIGSTALHAKHQKDKNKRHNGTEHYNFVYSFIVSNQSIKIHDYNRIVSDLNGLSKEEFLKQLENYFLIHEKEETAYYPSQKFHISMYLEGKFYSLHVKHDLRSKEMSLDNLDHHLLDKYVFKDILKIQDPDSSDQISYVKGTSNLEGINLLKEKIDNGEGKVGFGIYPVSFNDMIKISDLKLSMPPKCTFIEPKLVTALLMYDMKP; translated from the coding sequence ATGCCTGTTTTTAAACCTTTCCGTGGAATAAGACCTCATAAAGATTATGAGAGCACTTTCCCTACTCACCCTCTGGATAATTTTACGCAGGAAGAAATAGCGGAAAAAGCTCAAGTGGAAAACACTTATATCAACATGATCAAACCTTATGTTGTAAGTAAGTCTAAAGATGTTGACAGAAACTTAAGAAAAATACGATCTACCTTCGAAGAACTGGTCAACGAAAATAAACTCGTACAGGACAACTCTTCATACTATCTTTATGAGCAGATCTATCCTAATAAACAAGTTTTCAGAGGCCTGCTCGGTCTGGCCAGTATTGAAGACTTCTGGAACGGAAAGATCAAAAGGCATGAAAGTACGATTCCTCAGAGAAAAGAAAAACTGGCTCACTATCTCGACAAAGTAAATCTTCAGGCAGAGCCCGTTTTACTGACGTATCCTGCCAATTCCAAGATTGAGCTGCTGATGAATCATGAGGAAAAAAATGTTCCTATTTTCAACCATGTCGATACGAAGGGAATCCGGCATAAAATCTGGAGAATCGATAACCGTCTGAAGCTTCAGCAGTTTAAGGAAGTGATCGATCAGATCGAATCTTTTTATATTGCAGACGGACATCACAGAATCGGATCGACAGCTCTTCACGCAAAACATCAGAAAGATAAAAATAAAAGGCATAACGGCACAGAACACTATAATTTCGTATACAGCTTTATTGTTTCTAACCAGTCGATTAAAATTCATGATTACAACAGGATCGTAAGTGATCTGAACGGTCTTTCAAAGGAAGAATTCCTGAAACAGCTCGAAAACTATTTCTTAATTCACGAGAAAGAAGAAACAGCCTATTATCCATCACAGAAATTTCACATTTCGATGTACCTGGAAGGGAAGTTCTACTCTCTTCACGTGAAACACGATCTTCGTTCTAAGGAGATGTCACTTGACAATCTGGATCATCATCTTCTGGATAAATATGTATTTAAAGATATTCTGAAAATCCAGGATCCGGACAGTTCCGACCAGATTTCATACGTAAAGGGAACTTCCAATCTGGAAGGAATCAATCTTTTAAAAGAAAAAATAGATAACGGAGAAGGCAAAGTAGGATTCGGGATCTATCCTGTAAGTTTTAATGATATGATTAAAATTTCAGACCTGAAATTAAGTATGCCTCCAAAGTGTACCTTCATCGAGCCTAAATTGGTTACTGCCCTACTTATGTATGATATGAAACCTTAA
- a CDS encoding D-2-hydroxyacid dehydrogenase: MKVLANDGISKAGEQALKDAGIEVLNNRVAQDHVISFINDNNVDVLLVRSATKVRQNLIDECPGLKIIGRGGIGMDNIDVEYAIEKGKYVINTPTASSRSVAELVFGHFFSLARFLHESNRLMPLEGETHFNAMKKSFNNAFELSGKILGVIGFGSIGQEVVKMGISLGMNVKVLTRKPRTEVLTLHFFDGQSVNFEVTSTNDTDEFLKDTDFISINTPKTNEYIIDTPQFEKMKDGVYIVNTARGGVINEVALIDFIESGKIAGAALDVFENEPNPELPLLMNPALSLSPHIGGNTVDAQEKIGVELAEQIIKLQKETIQ; encoded by the coding sequence ATGAAAGTTTTAGCTAACGACGGTATTTCGAAAGCAGGAGAACAGGCATTGAAGGATGCAGGAATTGAAGTGCTGAACAACAGAGTGGCACAGGACCATGTGATCAGTTTCATCAACGATAATAACGTAGATGTTCTTCTGGTAAGAAGTGCAACGAAAGTAAGGCAGAATCTTATCGATGAATGCCCGGGACTGAAGATTATCGGCAGAGGCGGCATCGGAATGGATAATATCGATGTTGAGTATGCGATTGAAAAAGGAAAATATGTGATCAATACGCCCACCGCATCTTCCAGATCGGTAGCAGAATTGGTTTTCGGACACTTCTTTTCTCTGGCAAGATTTCTTCATGAGTCCAACAGGCTGATGCCGCTGGAAGGCGAAACGCATTTTAATGCGATGAAAAAATCGTTCAACAATGCGTTTGAACTTTCAGGAAAAATATTGGGAGTTATTGGTTTTGGAAGTATTGGCCAGGAAGTCGTTAAAATGGGAATTTCTTTAGGAATGAACGTAAAAGTTTTAACAAGAAAACCCAGAACGGAAGTTTTGACTTTACATTTCTTTGACGGGCAGTCCGTCAACTTTGAAGTCACTTCAACCAATGATACAGATGAATTTTTAAAAGATACCGATTTCATCAGCATCAATACGCCAAAAACAAATGAATATATCATAGACACGCCCCAGTTTGAAAAAATGAAAGACGGAGTCTATATTGTCAATACGGCAAGAGGCGGCGTGATCAATGAAGTGGCCCTGATCGATTTTATAGAGTCAGGAAAAATTGCAGGAGCGGCGCTGGATGTTTTCGAAAACGAACCGAATCCGGAACTGCCCTTACTCATGAATCCTGCCCTCTCCCTTTCTCCGCATATCGGAGGAAATACGGTAGACGCACAGGAAAAGATCGGTGTTGAATTAGCAGAACAAATTATTAAGCTACAAAAAGAAACTATACAATAA
- a CDS encoding peptidylprolyl isomerase → MNVDKETYEGLHDGLYANLQTTKGNLIVKFEDKKAPVTVANFIGLAEGKIDNKAKAKGVPFYDGTIFHRVIKDFMIQGGDPKGTGAGDPGYKFEDERNDLHHTGKGILSMANSGPNTNGSQFFITEVATPWLDGKHTIFGKVVKGDDVIDAIANVDKGAQDKPKTDIVLEKVSVFSKGEEYKNYDPAKTFTEGKAKIAENNKAFLAKEQAEKKKKEEEFNANQLKMVEDLKAGMQKTESGLYYKITKTTDGKAPKAGDNVSVHYAGKLIDGTKFDSSFDRNEPIEIPIGMGRVIKGWDEGILLLKEGEAATLLIPPAMAYGERGAGGVIPPNAWLVFDVELVKVQ, encoded by the coding sequence ATGAACGTAGACAAAGAAACTTACGAAGGTCTTCATGATGGACTTTATGCTAATCTTCAAACGACTAAAGGAAATTTAATCGTAAAGTTCGAAGATAAAAAAGCACCGGTAACTGTGGCTAATTTTATTGGCCTTGCAGAAGGAAAAATAGATAACAAAGCTAAAGCAAAGGGAGTTCCTTTTTATGACGGAACCATCTTCCACAGAGTGATTAAAGATTTCATGATCCAGGGGGGAGATCCTAAAGGAACAGGAGCCGGAGATCCCGGTTATAAATTCGAAGACGAGAGAAACGACCTTCACCATACAGGAAAAGGAATCCTTTCTATGGCCAACTCGGGACCTAATACCAATGGGTCTCAGTTTTTCATCACGGAAGTGGCTACACCGTGGTTAGACGGAAAGCACACGATCTTCGGGAAAGTGGTAAAAGGAGATGATGTGATCGATGCGATCGCTAATGTAGACAAAGGAGCACAGGATAAGCCTAAAACAGATATCGTTTTAGAGAAAGTATCTGTTTTCAGCAAAGGAGAAGAGTATAAAAACTATGATCCTGCCAAAACCTTTACTGAAGGAAAAGCTAAAATCGCAGAAAATAATAAAGCATTTCTTGCAAAAGAACAAGCTGAAAAAAAGAAGAAAGAAGAAGAATTCAACGCAAACCAGTTGAAGATGGTTGAAGATCTGAAAGCCGGAATGCAGAAAACGGAGTCAGGGCTTTATTATAAAATTACAAAAACAACAGACGGAAAAGCGCCTAAAGCTGGTGATAACGTATCGGTACATTACGCAGGTAAGCTGATCGACGGAACCAAATTTGATTCATCATTCGACAGGAATGAACCTATCGAAATTCCAATCGGAATGGGGAGAGTTATCAAAGGTTGGGACGAAGGAATCCTTTTACTGAAAGAAGGTGAAGCGGCTACATTACTTATCCCGCCGGCAATGGCTTATGGAGAAAGAGGCGCAGGAGGTGTTATTCCGCCAAATGCATGGTTGGTATTCGATGTTGAGCTTGTGAAAGTACAATAA
- a CDS encoding NUDIX domain-containing protein, translating into MIDKINIRVYACAVKDKKVLTLFEEYAGEALMKFPGGGLEFGEGVTDCLHREFDEELNVKIEIVEHLYTQENFLVSRFRENEQLLTIYYLVNITNEEDFLILDPCIEKTEWIDINRPDNPFPLPIDQIAFDKLKEKFL; encoded by the coding sequence ATGATTGATAAGATCAACATCAGAGTTTATGCTTGTGCAGTAAAAGACAAAAAAGTTTTAACATTATTTGAGGAGTATGCCGGGGAAGCGCTGATGAAATTTCCGGGAGGCGGATTAGAGTTCGGCGAAGGAGTAACAGACTGTTTACACCGTGAATTCGATGAAGAACTTAACGTAAAAATAGAAATCGTTGAACATTTATATACCCAGGAAAATTTTCTCGTTTCGAGATTCAGGGAAAATGAACAGCTGCTTACCATCTATTACTTAGTCAACATTACGAATGAAGAGGATTTCTTAATTCTTGATCCATGTATTGAAAAAACAGAATGGATCGATATCAACAGACCCGATAATCCTTTTCCTTTACCCATCGATCAGATTGCATTTGACAAACTGAAAGAAAAATTCCTGTAA